The Kocuria flava nucleotide sequence GAGGAGCTGGTCGGGCTGATGGCCGCCGGCAACCAGGAGAAGACCCGCACCGCCCCGGCCGTGGCGGTCCTCTCCTACGACACCGAGTGGCACGAGCACTTCGCCACCTTCTTCCCCCACGCCCCGGAGCGGCGGGCCATGTTCGAGTCCGACGCGCAGGCCCGTGCCGGGATCGGCCGGGACAACGCGTGGATGCAGGCCGGCTACTTCGTGCTGGCCGCGCGCGCCGTGGGCCTGGCCGCGGGCCCGATGGGCGGCTTCGACGCCGCGGGTGTCGACGCGCGCTTCAACGCCGGGACCTCCCGCCGGGCCTTCCTCGTCGTGGCCGTGGGCCGGCCCGCCGAGGATCCCCGGCACCCGCGCCTGCCGCGCCTGGGCGCCGAGGTCGCCACCGAGACCGTCTGACCGGGGCCGTCCGGCTCCGCGCGGCCCGTGCGGAGCCGTTCACCGGCCGGTCACCCTCCGGCAACGCCGCCCGGCGAGGATGGTGCGGACACCCCGCACGACCGAGGAGGAGCTGCGATGACCGAGGTGAGCACGGCCGGTGCCGGGACGACGGCGGTGGACTGGGAGGACTTGGAGCCCGGGACGGAGATCGAGGTCTCCCGCGCGGGCGAGGTGGTCCACCGCGGCGTCGTCGAGGAGGCCGCCGCGACCCTGCGCGTGGCGTGGATCCGCGACAGCGCGACCGGGGAGCGGCGGCTGATCGGCGGGGAGATCCTGACGCTGCACCGCCGGTGAGCCCGGACCCGCCGGGCGGGATCACCCCGGGGGCCAGCTCCGCCGGGACGCTCCGGCGTCCCGCGAGCGCGTGCCGTGGGCACTTCCGGGACGAACGGCGCGGGCCGTGGCGTGCGCGCAGGACGTGCCGGTCCCATGGGCACGGCGTGCCCACGCCCGCCGGGACGCCGCGGAGGTCCGCCGTGCGCGGGCGCACCGGGACGACGACGGGCCACCGGTGCACGCCGCCGCGCCGTGAGCACCCGCCCGCCCGCGGCGGACGTCGCACGGACGGCGCACGCCGCGAGCGGACGCCGTGCGCGCGGCACTCCGGCCGGGCGGGGGCCGTCCCGGACGCGCCGCGGAGCCCGGCTCGGCTCAGGTGCCGCAGAAGGTTTGGTAGCTCGCCCCGAAGTCGCCCGGCGCCGGCTCCGCGTACCGCTCCAGGCCCGGGCGCGGTTCGAACGGCCGGGTCACCGCCTCGAGCAGCCGCCCCAGCGGGTCGAGGTCACCGGCGACCGCGGCCGCGAGCGCCTCCTCGACGAGGTGGTTGCGCGGGACGTAGACGGGATTGACCCGGTCCATCAGCTCCGCGTCGGGGCCGAGGGAGCGCCAGCGCTCGGCCCACGCGTCGAAGCGGGCCAGGTCCAGCACGAGGTCCCGGGCGGGCCGGGCGTCGCCGCGGGCGGCCGCGCCGAGGCCGCGGAAGAAGGACGTGTGGTCGACGTGGTTGTCCCGCAGCAGCGCCGAGAGCTCCTCGAGCAGCGGCGCCACGTCGTCGTCGTCGGCCCCGGGCACCCCGAGCTTCGCGCGCATTCCGTCGGTCCACGCCGCCCCGTACCGGGCGGGGTAGGTGCCGAGGACCTCCTCGGCGAGCGCGACGGCACGGTCCTGGTCCTCGTCGAACAGCGGCAGCATCGCCTCCGCGAGACGGGCGAGGTTCCACTGGAGCACGACGGGCTGGTTGCCGTAGGCGTAGCGGCCGCCGAGGTCGATGGAGCTGTAGACGGTGGCCGGGTCGTGGGCGTCCATGAACGCGCACGGGCCGTAGTCGATGGTCTCCCCCGAGATCGTCGTGTTGTCGGTGTTCATCACCCCGTGGATGAAGCCCACGTGCATCCACTGCGCGACGAGCGAGGCCTGGGCGGCGACGACGGCGTCGAACAGCGCCAGGTGCGGGTGCTCGGCCGCTGCCGCCCCGGGGTGGTGGCGGGCGATGGCGTGGTCGGCCAGGCGGCGCAGCAGCCCCGTGTCGCCCCGGGACCGGGCGTACTGGAAGGTGCCCACGCGCAGGTGCCCGGCCGCGACGCGGGCGAGCACCGCCCCCGGCTGCACCGTCTCGCGGCGCACGGGCCGGCCCGTGGCCACCACGGCCAGCGACCGGGTCGTGGGGATGCCCAGGGCGTGCATGGCCTCGCTCACGACGTGCTCGCGCAGCATCGGGCCGACCGCCGCGAGGCCGTCGCCGCCGCGGGCGAAGGGCGTGCGCCCCGAGCCCTTGAGGTGGAGGTCGCGCACCCGGCCGGCGGCGTCGTGCAGCTCCCCGAGCAGCAGGGCGCGGCCGTCGCCCAGGCGCGGGGACCAGGCGCCGAACTGGTGGCCGGCGTAGGCTTGCGCCACGGGGGCGGCGCCCTCCGGCAGCAGGTTGCCGACCAGCAGGCGCACGCCCTCCGGGGTGCGCAGCCAGGCGGGGTCGAGGCCCAGCTCCGCGGCCAGCGGCTCGTTGAGCACGAGCAGCCGCGGATCGGGGACGTCCTCGGCCTGCCAGGAGAGGGCCAGCTCCGGGAGGTCCCGGGCGAAGCGGGAGTCGAAGGTCAGGGTGGACGGAACGGTGGCGTTCACACCGTCCACGCTACCGGTCGGCGCGCAGCACGGCCACGAGGAAGTCGCTGTCCGGACGGAAGGGCCGCAGGTCCCAGGTGGACAGCAGCAGGTCCGGGACGAGGCCGGCGTGCTCGGCGTCCGCGAGGAACTCCGGGAAGGGGTAGCCGCGCCCGGCGCCGAAGCCGACGGCGGCCCGTCCCCCGGCCGCGAGGTGACCGCGCAGGCGGCGCAGCACCTCGGTGCGGGTGCTCGGGGCGAGGAAGGCCATGACGTTGCCGGCGCACACGATCGCGTCGAAGGGCTCGGGGTGCCCGCGGGCGGGCAGGTCCAGCTCGGCGAGGTCGCCGACGAGCCAGTGCGGGCCCGGGTGGTCCTCCTGCGCGGCGGCGATGAGGGCGGGGTCCACGTCCACCCCGACGACGTCGTGGCCGCGGCGGTGGAGGTGCCCGCCCAGCCGGCCGGGGCCGCACCCGGCGTCGAGGATCCGCGAGCCGGGCGGCACGAGGGCCTCGACGAGGCGGGCCTCTCCCACGACGTCCTCGCCGGCCGCGGCCAGCGCCCGGAAGCGCTCCACGTACCAGGCGGAGTGCCCCGGGTCCGCCTCCACCTGCTGCATCCACCTGCTCTTCTCGACCACCGGACCAGCCTACCGCCGAGGTCGGACGGGCCCTCAGGCGCAGCTCGGCGCACGGGTGCCGGAGCGCCGGGGACGGCCCGCGGCACCCGGCGGGTCCGGTGTGCGGCCGGCCGGCCCGGCGTGCGGTCGGCCGGCCCCGCGGCCCGGCGAAGGCCGCCAGCGGAGAACGTCTATTGATTTTCGATAGGTATCGACCGATACTCGATGTATGACCACCGAGCGCTGGGCCGTCGCGGCCCTCAGAGTCTTCCTCGTGCTGCTGTTCGGCATCCTCCTCGTCTTCCAGTTCATGTCGGTGCCCGGACAGTTCGCCCACATGGCAGAGGAGTCCCCGGGCTCGGCGCACCTGCGCTGGCCGCTGACGGTGCTGTTCGGGTTCTGGATCCTGTGCGTGCAGGTCGTCGTCGTCGCCACCTGGAAGCTGCTCACCCTGGTCCGCGAGGACCGGATCTTCAGCGACGCCGCACTGGTGTGGGTGGACGCGATCGTGGCGGCCGTCGGGGCGGCGTGGGCCGTGCTGCTGGGCGTGTCCGTGCTCGTGGGCCTCGGCGCCGACGACCCGGGCCCCGTTCTGGTGGTCGTGCTGGCCACGACCGGGGTCACGGTCCTGGGACTGCTCATGGTGGTGATGCGTGCC carries:
- a CDS encoding malonic semialdehyde reductase — translated: MTVDTAETRTGLLVEDRLAIDAGAADRLFLEARTASAFSDEPVTDEDLRAVYELTRLGPTMMNNQPLRITWVRSPEAREELVGLMAAGNQEKTRTAPAVAVLSYDTEWHEHFATFFPHAPERRAMFESDAQARAGIGRDNAWMQAGYFVLAARAVGLAAGPMGGFDAAGVDARFNAGTSRRAFLVVAVGRPAEDPRHPRLPRLGAEVATETV
- a CDS encoding class I SAM-dependent methyltransferase, giving the protein MVEKSRWMQQVEADPGHSAWYVERFRALAAAGEDVVGEARLVEALVPPGSRILDAGCGPGRLGGHLHRRGHDVVGVDVDPALIAAAQEDHPGPHWLVGDLAELDLPARGHPEPFDAIVCAGNVMAFLAPSTRTEVLRRLRGHLAAGGRAAVGFGAGRGYPFPEFLADAEHAGLVPDLLLSTWDLRPFRPDSDFLVAVLRADR
- a CDS encoding DUF2975 domain-containing protein, which translates into the protein MTTERWAVAALRVFLVLLFGILLVFQFMSVPGQFAHMAEESPGSAHLRWPLTVLFGFWILCVQVVVVATWKLLTLVREDRIFSDAALVWVDAIVAAVGAAWAVLLGVSVLVGLGADDPGPVLVVVLATTGVTVLGLLMVVMRALLRRATALRTDMEAVI
- a CDS encoding protein adenylyltransferase SelO, which gives rise to MNATVPSTLTFDSRFARDLPELALSWQAEDVPDPRLLVLNEPLAAELGLDPAWLRTPEGVRLLVGNLLPEGAAPVAQAYAGHQFGAWSPRLGDGRALLLGELHDAAGRVRDLHLKGSGRTPFARGGDGLAAVGPMLREHVVSEAMHALGIPTTRSLAVVATGRPVRRETVQPGAVLARVAAGHLRVGTFQYARSRGDTGLLRRLADHAIARHHPGAAAAEHPHLALFDAVVAAQASLVAQWMHVGFIHGVMNTDNTTISGETIDYGPCAFMDAHDPATVYSSIDLGGRYAYGNQPVVLQWNLARLAEAMLPLFDEDQDRAVALAEEVLGTYPARYGAAWTDGMRAKLGVPGADDDDVAPLLEELSALLRDNHVDHTSFFRGLGAAARGDARPARDLVLDLARFDAWAERWRSLGPDAELMDRVNPVYVPRNHLVEEALAAAVAGDLDPLGRLLEAVTRPFEPRPGLERYAEPAPGDFGASYQTFCGT